The DNA region CCGGTCAGGTGGATCATGTACGCGACCTGTGTTCCTCCCATCCCAAAGGCGCCGGAGAGGTCACCAATGATCATCACCGCGGCCAGCAGCCACATCGGCACCGGCAGCACCAGGAACAACAGGATCTGCCGCTCGGGCCAGTTCAGGGCGTAGAGCAACGTCACCGCCACCACGGCGCCCGAGGCGCCCAAGGCCGGGCCGCCGACGCTGCCGTTCGGGACCCCGGCCGCGGTCCACATCAGCCCGCCGAAGACGATCGCCGCCAGGTAGAAGGTGATAAACTCGCGGCGGCCGTACTTGTTCTCGACGTCTCGACCGAACATCCACAGGCCGAACATGTTCCAGAACAGGTGGCCCGGCCCGTCCGTGTCGTGCATAAAGCCGTAAGTCAGCAGTTGGTAAGCCTGCCAAGGCCGTCGGTACCAGTCTGGTTCCAGGTAAAAGTAGGGCGAGAAACTCGTCGCGCCGATCAACTGCACGATGTACGCGACGATGTTGATCAGGATCAGGCGGTAGACCCAGGTCTGCGGCCAGCGGAGCTGCACGCCGCCCGGCTCGCCCCGCCAGCGCTCGCCGCCGCCGCCACGCCAATCGTTGCCAGGGCGTTCGTAGTCGCGGTCGTAAATGCCCATCGGCGCCGTTCGTCAGGGGAAATGGGGAGTGCAGAGGCCTAAGTGTACGGGCTGCGCGGAAAGAAGGGGACCGCGGTTGGCGGGGCAGGGGGGCGCCGGAGGAGCCGGCGGGCCGAAAAGCCAAGCAGGCGGGCCCCCGGCGCAGCGGAACAGGCGTTCATCTCCGCGGCGCCGGGGCCGGGGACGGCCCGGCTCGCGGGTCACGCCGCGGTGCTGGCTGACCCTGGGCTCCTGGACTTTCCCACTCGAATGCTTGCGGTCCCCCCCGTCCCTAGCCCCTAGCCCCGGCGGCGCAGCCGCTAGTACACTTGGGGGCCAGGTTGACCGTTAAAATCGCCCCGCCTACCTTCCTTGCGCATGCATTCTCAAGTTGTAGTTCTTGGCGGCGGTCCCGGTGGCTACGCCGCCGCGTTCATGGCCGCTGATTTGGGGCTCGAAGTAGCCATCGTCGAGTCGGACCCCCGGCTCGGGGGCACCTGCCTGCTGCGGGGCTGCATCCCCTCCAAGGCCCTGCTGCACGTCGCCAAGATCATCTCCGAGGCCGAGGACATGGCCGAGTGGGGGGTCGAGTTCGCCAAGCCAAAGATCTCGATCGACAAGGTCCGAGCCCGCAAGGAGAACGTGATCGACACGCTCACCGGCGGGTTGGCGCAGCTCGCCAAGCGTCGCGGCGTCCGCCGGATTCACGCCCGCGGGCTGTTTGTCGATTCCACCACGCTGCAGCTCGAAGGGGGCGACCCCGCGACCTACGACAACGAGCGGCTCACCTTCGACCACTGCATCCTGGCCACGGGAAGCGTGCCGACGATGCCGGGGTTCCTCGACATCAAGAGCCCCCGCGTGATGGACTCGACCGGCGCCCTGAAGCTGGAAGACATCCCCGGCACGCTGCTGGTCGTCGGCGGCGGGTACATCGGGCTCGAGATGGGGACCGTGTACGCCGAGCTAGGAACCAAGGTGTCCGTGGTCGAGCTCACCGAGGGCTTGCTGCCGGGCGCCGACCGCGACCTGGTGAAGCCGCTAGAGAAGCGGGTCCGCCAGCGTTTCGCGGGTGTCCACCTGGGGACCAAGGTTACCGGGCTGAAGGACGCGGGCGACCACGTGGCCGTTTCGATGGAAGGGCCCGAGATGTCCGGCGAGCACAAGTTCGACCGCGTGTTGGTGGCCATCGGCCGCCGGCCCGTCTCCAAGGGCTTCGGGCTCGAGAACACCAAGGTCAAGGTTAACGAGCGCGGCTTCGTCGAGGTCGACAAGCAGCAGCGGACCGCCGACCCCCACATCCTGGCGATCGGCGACGTTGCGGGCGACCCCATGCTGGCGCACAAGGCTTCCTACGAAGGCAAAATCGCCGCCGAGGTGCTGGCGGGCGAGCCGGCCCAGTTCGACGCCCACGCGATCCCCGCGGTGGTGTTCACCGACCCGGAAATCGCTTGGGCCGGGCTTACCGTTGAAGAAGCCAAGCGCGACGGGCGTATAATCGAAGTGGCCCAGTACCCCTGGCAGGCCAGCGGGCGTGCGATCGCCAACGGCCGCACCGACGGCCTGACCAAGTGGATCATCGACCCGGAGACCGAGCGCGTGCTGGGCTGCGGCATCGTCGGCGCGGGCGCCGGCGAGCTGATCGCCGAGGCGGTGCTCGCGATCGAGATGGGCTGCCAGGTGCGCGACGTCGCCGAGACAATCCACCCCCACCCCACGCTCAGCGAAACGGTGGCGTTCGCAGCCGAGGCGTACCTGGGGACCGCAACCGAGATCTACAAACCGCGAAAGAAGAAAGAATAACTACGAAGGACGCTACAACGCGCGAAGCAAAGCGTAAGAATAGGACGCGGATAGTCGCGGATGAAGCGGATCGCAAAGGATACAAGCGTTCGTATCCGTTTTTATCCCGTCGATCCGCGAAGATCCGCGTCCTATTCTTCCGTCCGTTGTGTTCCTTGGTGTCCTTCGTGGTAGAAACTTCCCGTTAAGAGGCAAATCACGATGGCTAGCGCCGCAGCGAATCAGATCAAGTCGTACATCCCCGACGATGTCGATCCCGCCGAGACCGCAGAGTGGCTCGAGTCGCTCGACTACGTGCTCGAGAGCAAGGGGCCCGAGCGCGTCAGCCAGCTTCTCAGCGCGCTCGAGGAGGCCGCCCACCGCAACGGGGTCGACCTGCCGTTCACGGCCACGACGCCGTACTGCAACACGATCACGCGGGCCGAGCAGCCCCGCTACCCGGGGGACCGGGAGCTGGAACGGCGGATCAAGAGCTACGTGCGTTGGAACGCGATGGCGATGGTCACGCGCGCCAACCGCGACAAGTCGTCCCCCGGGGGGCACATCAGCACGTTCGCCAGCAGCGCCACGCTGTACGAGGTGGCCCAGAACCACTTCTTCCGCGGCCCGGGCGAGGACGGCACCAGCGCCGACCAGATCTACTTCCAGGGGCACGCGTCGCCCGGCATGTACTCCCGCGCCTTCATGGAAGGGAGGCTCACCGAGCAGAACCTGTGCAACTTCCGCCGCGAACTGGGCGAAGGGGGGGGCCTCTCCAGCTACCCCCACCCCTGGCTGATGCCGGGCTTCTGGCAGTTCCCCACCGTGTCGATGGGCCTCGGGCCGATCATGGCTATCTACCAGGCCCGCTTCAACGAGTACCTGACCGACCGCGGCATCAAGGACTGCTCGAAGCAGCACGTGTGGGCCTTCCTCGGCGACGGCGAGTGCGACGAGCCCGAGACCCTCGGCGCCATCACCCTGGCGGCGCGTGAGAAGCTCGACAACCTGATCTTCGTGATCAACTGCAACCTGCAGCGGCTCGACGGGCCGGTGCGCGGCAACGGCAAGATCATCCAGGAACTGGAGGGCGCCTTCCGCGGCGCCGGCTGGAACGTCATCAAGGTGGTCTGGAGCGGCGACTGGGACCCGTTGCTCGAAGCAGACGACACCGGCCTGCTGCTGCGGCGGATGGGGGAGATCGTCGATGGCGAGTCGCAGAAGTACGGCGTCGCCGGCGGCGCCTACATCCGCGAGCACTTCTTCGGCAAGTACCCCGAGCTGCTGTCGCTGGTGGAGAACTACTCCGACGAGAAGATCGGCAAGCTCCGGCGCGGCGGCCACGACCCGGACAAGGTGTACGCCGCCTTCAAGCAAGCCACCCAACGCAACGGCAAGCCGACCGTGGTGCTCGCCAAGACCATCAAGGGCTACGGCCTGGGCGAGAGCGGCGAGGGGCGCAACGTCACGCACAACAGCAAGAAGCTCAACGAAGCAGAGCTCCGCGAGTTCCGCACCCGGTTCGGCATCCCGATCTCTGACGAACGCGTCGCCGAGGCGCCCTTCTACAAGCCGCCGGCCGATTCGCCCGAGATGGTCTACCTCCGCAAACGCCGCGAGGAGCTCGGGGGCTCCGTCCCCAGCCGATCGACCAAGCCGGTCACGATGGAGGTGCCCCACTTGGCCGACTACGGCAAGACGCTCGCCAAGCTGGTCAGCAAAGAGCCGGGCAAGGAGCAGTCGACCACGATGGGCTTTGTGCGGTTGCTCACCGACCTGCTGCGTGACAAGCAGATCGGCAAGTACATCGTGCCGATCGTGCCGGACGAGTCGCGCACCTTCGGCATGGAGGGCCTGTTCAGCCAGATCGGCATCTACGCCCACGCGGGGCAGCTCTACGACCCGGTCGATTCCGACATCTTGGCCAAGTACAAGGAGGCCAAGGACGGGCAGCTCCTGGAAGAAGGGATCACCGAAGCGGGCTCGATGAGCAGCTTCAACGCCGCGGGCACCGCGTACAGCACGCACGGCGTGAACATGATCCCGATGTTCATCTACTACAGCATGTTCGGCTTCCAGCGCATCGGCGACCTGATCTGGGCCGCCGCGGACATGCGGGCCAAGGGCTTTATGCTGGGCGGCACCGCCGGCAGGACTACGCTCAACGGCGAGGGCCTGCAGCACCAGGACGGCCACAGCCTAGTGAACGCAATCGCCTTCCCCACCGTCCGCGCCTACGACCCCGCGTACAACTACGAGACGGCCGTCATCATCTTCCACGGCCTGCAGAAGATGTACGTCGAGGGCGAAACCTGCATCTACTACCTGATGCTGGAGAACGAGAACGTGATGATGCCCGAGATGCCCTCGGGTTGCGAGGAAGGCATCGTACGCGGCATGTACAAGCTCAAGAGCGTCGAGGCCGAGGGCTCCAAGCACCGCGTGCAGCTCTTCGGCTCCGGCTCGATCCTGCACGGAGTGCTCGACGCGCAGAAACTGCTGGCGGAGAAGTACAACATCTCCAGCGATGTCTGGAGCGTCACCAGCTACAACGAGCTGCGCCGCGACGCCCAAGAGACGGCCCGCTGGAACATGCTGAACCCCACCGCGCCGGCGAAGAAGTGTTACGTAGAGCAGGTGCTCGAGGGCGCCGAGGGCCCCTGCATCGCGGCGAGCGATTACCTCCGCTGCTTGGCGGAGCAGATCGCCCCCTGGTGCCCCGGAGGGATGCTGGCCCTGGGGACCGACGGCATGGGCCGCAGCGAGAGCCGCCCGAACCTGAGGCGCCACTTCGAGGTCGATTCAGAGTTCGTCACGATCGCCACGCTGTACAAGCTAGCAACGAGTGGCAAGCTCGACCGGCAAGTGGTGGCCGACGCGATCAAGGAACTGGGGGTCGATCCTCAGAAGATGTCGCCGCTTTACGCCTAACGAACAGATGGGAGAGGTGGGGATACGGACGAGATAGGGGGATAGCGTTCTCAGGGGCCTGAAGCTTCTCCGAACGCAGACGGACGGGCCTTCGTGAAGTGAAGGTCGTTCGCCCCTGGTCCCCACGATCCCCACATCCCTTTCTTTATCCCCACCTCTCCCTTCGCTTTGTTGCCATGAGCCAAATCACCCTTCCCCACCTCGGCGAGAACATCGACTCGGGGGACGTCCTATCCATCCTGGTGTCCGAAGGGGACGCCGTGACGAAGGACCAGGACCTGATCGAGATCGAGACCGACAAGGCCACTATGGCGGTCCCCAGTCCGCAGGCGGGGAAGATCGTCAAGATCCTGGTCGGCGAAGGGGACACCGTAAACGTTGGCGCCGCGATCTTTGAGATCGAGGCGGGGGACGCCGCGCCGGCGAAGCAGGAGAAGCCTAAGGAGGAGCCCCCCAAAGAAGAGGCAAAGAAGCCTGAGCCGAAGCAAGAAGAGCCCAAGCAAGAAGAAAAGGCGCAAGAGAAGCCCTCGCCAAAACAAGAAGAACCCAAGCGTTCTCCAGCCCCCAGCCCCCAGCCCCCGGCGCCCGCCGCTTCCAGCGGCGACGTGCCCGGAGACGGCCATGCCTCATCGGCCGCTGGGCCCGCCGTTCGCCGGCTGGCCCGTGAGCTGGGGGTCGACCTGCGCCGCGTCCGCGGCAGCGGAGAAGGGGGGCGTCTGACCGAGGAAGACGTACGGGGCTACGTCCGCGCCGCCAACGAGCAGGCCCGCAGCGTAGGCCCCTCCGGCATCATCCCGCCGGGCGCCGCTGGGTCGGACAGCCAGGGCGCGGTGCGGATCGAGAAGATGAGCCGCATGCGGCAGGCGATCGCCAACAACATGGTCGCCAGCTACACCACGGTGCCGCAGCTCACCAACTTCGACGACGTCGACATCAGCGAGCTGGAAGAGCTGCGCGAGCAGAGCAAGCGCGACTACGAGAAGCGCGGGCTGAAGCTCACGCAGATGCCGTTCTTGATCAAGGCGGTCGCCGCCAGCCTGAAGCTGCACCCGGTGGTGAACGCCTCGGTGGACATGGAACAGAAGCAGGTCATCTACAAGGAGTACGTGAACATCGGCGTCGCCATCGACACCGAACGCGGCCTGACCGTGCCGGTGATCCGAGACGCGGACCGGATGAGCATGTCGCAGATCACGCACGAGCTCGACCGCTTGATCAAGCGGGCCCGCGACGGCGAGCTGGCGATCGAGGAGATGCGCGGGGGCACGTTCACCATCAGCAACCTGGGGGCGGTCGGCGGCACCTACTCGACGCCCATCATCAACCCGCCGGAGTCCGCCATCCTGCTGGTGGGCCGCAGCCGGATCTTGCCGCTGTGGATCGACGGCGAGTTCGAGCCCCGCCCGGTGATGCCGCTGTCGCTGACGTACGACCACCGCACGGTCGACGGCGCCGCGGCGGCCCGCTTCCTGAACGAGGTGAAGGGCTTCTTGGCCTCGCCCGGCCGGCTGCTGCTAGCGCCGTGATCGGCCCCCCAACAAGGTGACGCGATGGACCAGCTTATCCCCGGGTGGAGCGTCTCGTTCGAGCAGGTCGGCGGCTGGCTCTGCACACGGCTGCACCCCGCCGGCAGCCCCGACGCGGCGGGGATGATCGACCCGCTCTGGCGACAGGTGGACGCGCGTTGCCAGGGGGCGGCCAAGCAGGTGGTGTTGGAGATGAACGAGGTGACGTTCCTGTCCAGCAGCCTGATGGGCGAGCTGGTGCGACTGCACAAGCGGCTGGCGGTGGCGGGCGGGGCGCTGCACCTGGCGGCCCTGCGGCCCGAGTGCGCCGAGGCGCTGCACATCACCCGGCTCGACTCGGTGCTGCCGGTGTTCCCGGGACGCGACGAGGCGGTCCACAGCTTCGCCCGCTAGCGGGCGCCCCCTCTCGGAAGTCTGACGGCGCCCACGCGCCAAAATAGTGCGGCGCGCCTATCCTTGGGGTGTGGTTATCCCTCCCGGCAGGAACACCGATGGCGTCTGCTTCGCGTGAATTGGTCGTCATGGTCCACGGCATCGCGTCGTGGCGATTTGTGTTTGCCGTGATGAACGCGCGTCTGCGGGCCGCCGGGTTCGCCACGCGGATGTGGGGCTACCCGTCGATCTTGTGGTCGAATCAACACCACGGGGCGTCCCTGGCCCGCCTGCTGCGCCGCCGGGCGGCTACCGGCAAGTACGACAAGATCCACCTGGTGGTGCACAGCATGGGGAGCATCGTGGCCCGCTGCGCCCTGCAGGAGGAGCTGCCGGAGCAGCTCGGGCGGATCGTGATGATCGGCCCGCCCAACCAGGGGTCGCACGTTGCGTCGCGTCTGGCCCCCATCTACGGCTGGTTGGCGCCGACCCTGGTCGAGCTGTGCGACGTCGAGGGGAGCTTCGTCCGCACGCTCGGTTCCCCCCCCGAACACGTCGAGATCGGGGTCGTGGCCGCCCAACGCGACCGCGTGGTGCCGCTGCTCAACACCCACCTGGCGGGGATGCGAGACCACATCGTGCTGCCCGGCCTGCACACCTCTAGCCTGTGGCGGCGAGAAACAGCGGAGCAAGTCGTGCACTTCTTGCGGGAGGGGCGCTTCTTCCTCCCGGGCGAGCGGTCGGCGTCGGCCGTCGGAGGAGAGCGCGCCGGTGCGACCCTACCGACCCCCTCCGGCGGCTGACGCCGGCGGCCCGCCCGCCATTTGCCCCGCCCCCGATTGTGACCTAGTCTTGCACTAGCCGGGGAAACCCGGCCTCCCACCGGCCCTCGGGCCACCCCCTCCTCGCCTCCTTCCCCGTCAATACCTATGTCCAGCGCCGTGCTAGAGCCGGCGCTCGGGACACTGCGCGAAGCGGTCGGCCGCTGGCGCAGTGATTTCGAGCAGCAGGAAAACGAACTCGCCGAGTCGCTCGAAGCGCTCGATGCGTACCAGCGCAGCCTCGACGCATGGCGGCAGTCGTTGGTGGAAGAACGCGCGGAGCTGGCCCAGCTCCACGACGCGTTCGAAGAAGAGCGGGCCGCTGCGACCATGGCCGACAACGACCGTGCGGAGGATAGCGCTTTGGAAGAAGTAATCCGCGGACTGCGCAGCGAGCTCGAATCGGTCGGAGAGGCGGCGGCGGCCGCCGAAGGGGCCTTGTCCGAACGGTCCCAGAAGCTCCGAGACACGGAGCAGGAGCGGGCCGATCTGCGGAAGGAGCTCGACGCGTTGCGATCGCATTGCGAAGGGATGGAGCGTGAGTTGGCGCTGGCCGCCCAGGCGCCCGAACCCGCGGCCCAGACGCCCAGCACGCCGCGGGGCCCCGACCCGGTGGTGAGCTCGTTGCTCGACCAGTTCACCAAGATCCGCCAGCAGCGCGGTCAGCGACCCCCCCGCTAGACCCGGAGACGTTCCCCCTATGAATGCGATTGCGCCCGCGTTTCAACCGATCGCGCCCCCGGCGCCGGTCGTCATCTCGGCGTTCGGAGTCGTGCTGTGCTTTGCCGGCGCGTGGCTCGGTTCCCCGGTGATGTCTGCCGCCGGGGTCGCCGGGTTGTTCATGTTCGCGCGGCAAGCGGCGGAACTCCTCCGGCTCGACTTCCCCGACCCCTGGCGGCTGGTCGGCTGGGGGCGGGGCGCCCGCCCGCAGGGGGGCCCGCCCCCAGCCCCGCAGGGGGGCGTCTCGGACGCGGACCGGCGGGTCGCTGCAGGCGACATCGCGCTGCTGCCCGAGACAATCCGCTCTACCGAGGACTTGATCGACAGCATGCTCACCACGGGGCGCTACGCGCTGCTGCTGCGCCCCGAGGTCAGCGACCGGCTCTCGGACGAGCAGATCATGCGGGCGGTGCGCGCGCTGGACGACTCGATGTCGCTGGTGCCGGGGGGCCGCGTGCTGCTGGGGATCACGGCCGACCGCGCCACGCTGGGGGGCGAGCTGACGGGCGACGTGCGGCTGGACGACCCTTCGGCAATCGCGGAGGTGGCGCCCTGCTACATCGACCGCTACTGCGTGACCAACCGCCAGTACCAGCAGTTCGTCGACTCCGGCGGCTACGAGCAGCTTGAGTACTGGCTGGAAGAAGCGCTGCCGGCGATGTTCGACTTTGTCGACCAGACCGGCGAGCCGGGACCGCGCGACTGGCGCAACGGCGCCTACCGCAGTGAGGGGCCGACCGACGGCGCCGACCTGCCTGTGGTGGGGGTCAGTTGGTACGAGGCGCTCGCGTATGCTCGCTGGCTCGGCAAGCGGCTCCCCATCGAGGCGGAGTGGACCAAGGCGGGCGCGTGGCCCGTCGAGGCGTCGCCCGGCCGGATCGCGCAGCGCCGCTACCCGTGGGGCGAGTCGTTCGACGCGCGGCGGGCGAACCTGTGGTGCTCCCGCGTCGGGAGCACGCAGAGCGTCTACGAGTACGAGGCCGGCGCCAGCGTCGGCGGCGTGTGCCAGTTGGTGGGGAACGTGTGGGAGTGGACCGCCACGTCGCTCAGCGAGCTGGCGCCGCGGGGGATCGACTTCCCCTCGGCGCTGAAGACCGTCCGCGGGGGCGCCTACAACACCTACTTCGAGAACCAAGCCACCTGCCACTTCCAGAGCGCAGAGCACCCGCTCTCCCGCCGCCCCAATATCGGCATCCGCCTGGCGTTGGGCATGGAGAGTCTGGCGGCCATCAACGGACGCGTGGCGGAGGGCGCCGCCGAGTAGAAGACCGTTAGCCGGAACAAGCCGAGCGCCGCGAGGCGCCGTTCCGGCACCAAGCCAAGCACCCGCCCCCCTGCGGCGGGCTGGTTCCAGCCTACCCCGCGCCCACGAAACCTATGCTCACCAACACCCCGCTCGAATCGTACCTGCTGGCGCAAACCTCCACGGCGCTGGAGTGCGTAATTTGCAACGCAGAGAACTGCGCGTCCGCCGAGCGCTGCCGCAGGTGCCACGCGCCGCTCTCGTTGACGCGGCAGTCGGCGTCGTTGCGGCGCAGGCCGCACCTGATCGCCGTGCTCGGCGGCCCCGGGGCGGGCAAGACCGTGTACCTGGGGATGCTGCTAGACATGCTCACCCGCGGCGTCGGCGGGCTCCGCGCCCACGCCCGCGGGCCGCAATCGATCACGCTCCAGCAGTCCACCACCACGGCGCTGGCCAGCGGGTGGTTCCCGGACCGCACGCCGAACGTTCCCGACCAATGGCACTGGGTGCACTGCCGGGTGGAGTGCGGCCGGCGACGCCGGACGATGGAGCTGATGCTCGCCGACGTGGCGGGCGAGGCCTGGACACAGGTCGACGTTGATTCGACCCAGCAGATCGCCGTCCCGGCGATCCTGTCGCGGGCCGACGGGGTGCTGCTGCTGGCCGACGCAGAGCGGCTGCACGGCGGCGAGCCCGACGAGAGCTACGGGATGCTCAAGGCCCTGTCGCTGCTGACCGAACTGCGGCGCGAACCGGGCCGACGCGGCCGGCGTCCTGATCGTAGGCCGTGCGCCGTGGTGTTTACCAAGGCGGACGCCTGCGGCCGGGCGCTGGACGACCCCGAGGGGTTCGCCGAGTCGCACGCCGCCACGCTGCTGGGAGACTGCCGGAGCCGGCTGCCCAACACCAAGGTCTTTGCCACGAGCGTGGTGGGGGCCTCGACCCGCCGGGTAGCGGCCGGCAACCGCCGGGCGACGCCGCTGCGGGTCGAACCGCAGGGGGTGGTTGAGCCGCTGGGCTGGCTGCTGAACCAGGTCGAGTAAGGGGACCACGCTTCCGGCGCGTGCCCGTCCGTCCAGAACAATCCAACAACAACCGCCGAACCAAACGCCGTCCCGCACGTAAAGAACCATTCGATGTCCGCCCGCTACCCGACCCACCCCTGCCCGGCCCCGCACGCCCCGATGACCGGGAGCGAGGTAGCCGTGGCGTGCCGGTCGGGGAGGCCCATCCCGCCCGAGGCGTTGTCGCGGCTTGAGCACCTGGACGACGTGTTCTTCGGCGCCATCGCCGGCGACGCGGACGCGCTCGACCAAACGGGTCGGCTGTGGCGCGAAGCCCGCGCCGAGTTGTGCGAGCCCCTGTTGGACGAGTCGCGGGAACAGTACCTGCGCCGGGCCGAGGTGGTTTGCGCCGCCGGCCGCGCTGCGCCGATCGAGAACCTAGCCGCAACGTTCGCGGCGCTCGAAGTGCTGACGCTGCTGGCGGACTGAGCGGCTACTGGGTGAGCGACGAGGGAACCACAGAGCCACTGAGGGCACTGAGACGGACGAAGAGGGGAAAATCTCTCGCGGAGACGCTGAGGCGCGGAGAGAAACAAGGTTCAATTAGGATTAATCCCAGCTCCGATCCGTTCACCTTTTTCCTTCGGCTTCCCTCCCTAGCTCTGCGTCTGGGCGTCTCTGCGAGAGTTTGATCCGTCCTCCGTCCGTCTCCGTGTTCTCTGTGGCTCTGTGGTTGGCTTGCGGCGGCGCTGCTAGAACTCTGCCGACCCCGGCGTGCGTGGGAAGGGGATCACGTCGCGGATGTTCGCCATGCCGGTGGTGAACTGCACCATCCGCTCCAGCCCCAGTCCGAAGCCGGCGTGCGGCACGGTGCCGAACCGGCGTAGGTCGAGGTACCACCAGTAGTCGGCCTCGCTGAGCCCCTGCTCGGCCATGCGTGCCTTGAGCACGTCGAGCCGCGCCTCGCGCTGGCTGCCGCCGATGATCTCGCCCACGCCGGGCGCCAGCACGTCCATCGCGCGCACGGTCTTCCCGTCGTCGTTCACGTGCATGTAGAACGGCTTGATGCCGCTGGGGTAGTCGTAAAGGATCACCGGCGAGCCGAAGTGCTTCTCGGTCAGCCAGCGTTCGTGCTCCGCCTGCAGGTCGGCGCCCCAGGAGACGGGGAACTCGAACTTTTCTCCGCTCTGCTCCAGCAGCGTCACCGCCTCGGTGTAGGGGAGTCGCTCGAACGCGCCGGCGGTAATCTTTTCAAGGCGTGGCATCACTTCCGGGTCGATCCGTTCCTGGAAGAACGCCATGTCCTCGCCGCAGTCACGCAGCACGTCGGCGACGATCCGCTTGAGGAACCGTTCGGCCAAGTCCA from Pirellulimonas nuda includes:
- a CDS encoding TRAFAC clade GTPase domain-containing protein, with translation MLTNTPLESYLLAQTSTALECVICNAENCASAERCRRCHAPLSLTRQSASLRRRPHLIAVLGGPGAGKTVYLGMLLDMLTRGVGGLRAHARGPQSITLQQSTTTALASGWFPDRTPNVPDQWHWVHCRVECGRRRRTMELMLADVAGEAWTQVDVDSTQQIAVPAILSRADGVLLLADAERLHGGEPDESYGMLKALSLLTELRREPGRRGRRPDRRPCAVVFTKADACGRALDDPEGFAESHAATLLGDCRSRLPNTKVFATSVVGASTRRVAAGNRRATPLRVEPQGVVEPLGWLLNQVE